The following proteins come from a genomic window of Flavobacterium eburneipallidum:
- a CDS encoding LamG-like jellyroll fold domain-containing protein, producing the protein MKKNSLPFKQLLKIFMLCGLMSNLGDLNAQTLAFPEATGFGRYTTGARGAANPQIYLVTNLNDSGPGSFRDAVSQEGRFVIFRVGGIINTATQIVIPKNTTIAGQTATGEGIVFLGQRVTFSGASNTIARYMRIRYGGTAQNQDTSGLSNGANMIFDHMSFTWGTDEVFSINWDNKGTSPDNITIQNSIIGQALHRHNHSAGGLIQPPDGGKVSLIGNLYICNKTRNNKIKGINEFVNNVVYNWGNYGNTYGHSESGEAYIMGGDSAGRSDVNIINNYFIGGPNTGTSVSTPFNRGNENFYLYGPGNYFDNNRNGILDGNLVPQDLTGFPVGTDATNILSTPYDYPMKNTTLSAVDAYNKIVESAGASYPRRDQVENLMISDLSSKGTAGTYVYVQTNLRDQFGFTNGGAGHVYGAPAPLDTDNDGMPDAWEDANGLNKNVFDGLNVSATQAPYLNIEVYINGLTNTIPPDFIIPPSNLNFTNVASTEVPPSSSLTLNWTDGATNETNYVVERSTNGTNYTVVATLGADVTTYNDTNLTPNTMYYYQVKAINTTEASVYAGTSITTPPIPSAPAKTATPTPANASNTVELVGGNTTLKWTGSSNTTTYSVYLGTDPSNLTKLGDVAYAAAPSYLATGLSPATTYYWRVDATNVKGTATGDVWSFSALTPSLVGHWPFKEAPLEGEKIADLTTYANDGLLDVAYDNANVRVAGKHNNALDLTTSSSAMYLASIPNQDHILFDRNSFTVSYWMKAAPSLLPTNTATSLYVLCKGSITKNATTGATGKRFDVEVKGGLLRFAIDDDVTKREVTTSAAKFFTGNWVNVIIMRDMVARKIRIYTDGVFSAELDETAVTGIGEASDFVIGNIGELEFKAATNTPAPYKGSFDDLKMFNYALTAAQVTALYNQDVLSNEKFSQNKLGGIVYPNPVKDQIFITVPNYNQTEATVTLSDMTGKIILSEKVISDSNGLFSVNIAGKNIKGIYILNVSGDKLNSNFKIIAE; encoded by the coding sequence ATGAAAAAAAATTCCTTACCATTTAAGCAATTGCTTAAAATTTTTATGCTTTGTGGCTTGATGTCAAATCTTGGTGATTTGAATGCACAAACCCTAGCATTTCCAGAAGCTACAGGTTTTGGTAGATACACTACAGGGGCTCGAGGAGCAGCTAATCCTCAAATTTATTTGGTAACCAATTTGAATGATAGCGGACCAGGTTCTTTTAGAGACGCTGTTAGTCAAGAAGGTCGATTTGTGATTTTTAGAGTAGGTGGTATAATCAATACAGCAACTCAAATTGTAATACCTAAAAATACCACCATTGCTGGGCAAACTGCCACTGGAGAAGGAATTGTGTTCTTGGGACAAAGAGTAACATTTTCTGGAGCAAGCAATACAATTGCTCGTTATATGCGTATTCGTTATGGTGGAACTGCACAAAATCAAGACACTTCAGGTTTGTCTAACGGAGCCAATATGATTTTTGATCACATGTCTTTTACTTGGGGAACAGACGAAGTTTTTTCTATCAACTGGGATAACAAAGGTACAAGTCCAGATAATATCACTATTCAAAATTCCATTATTGGTCAAGCTTTACACCGTCATAATCACTCTGCTGGAGGTTTAATTCAGCCACCAGATGGAGGTAAAGTCAGCTTGATAGGGAATTTGTATATCTGTAACAAAACCCGAAATAATAAGATAAAAGGAATTAACGAGTTTGTAAACAACGTAGTGTATAACTGGGGTAATTATGGAAATACGTACGGACATTCTGAATCTGGAGAAGCCTACATCATGGGAGGAGACTCGGCAGGAAGATCGGATGTGAATATTATTAATAATTACTTTATTGGAGGACCAAATACAGGAACTTCTGTAAGCACCCCTTTCAACAGAGGAAATGAGAACTTCTATTTGTACGGTCCAGGCAATTATTTTGATAATAATAGAAATGGTATTTTAGATGGTAATTTGGTTCCACAAGATTTAACGGGTTTTCCAGTAGGAACAGATGCGACAAATATTTTGTCAACTCCGTATGATTATCCAATGAAGAATACTACGTTATCAGCTGTAGATGCTTACAATAAAATTGTAGAAAGTGCAGGAGCTTCATATCCAAGACGTGATCAGGTAGAAAATCTAATGATTTCTGACTTGAGCTCTAAAGGAACAGCTGGGACTTATGTGTATGTGCAAACGAATTTGAGAGATCAGTTTGGATTTACAAATGGTGGTGCGGGTCATGTTTATGGTGCACCAGCTCCTTTGGATACAGATAATGATGGTATGCCAGATGCTTGGGAAGATGCTAATGGATTGAATAAAAATGTTTTTGATGGTTTGAATGTAAGTGCCACTCAAGCTCCTTATTTGAATATTGAAGTGTATATTAACGGATTGACCAATACCATACCACCTGATTTTATTATTCCACCGTCAAATTTGAATTTTACAAACGTGGCCTCTACAGAAGTTCCACCATCCAGTTCTTTGACACTGAATTGGACTGATGGTGCTACTAACGAAACCAATTATGTTGTTGAACGTTCTACAAACGGAACGAATTATACAGTAGTAGCTACATTAGGCGCAGATGTTACAACTTATAACGACACTAACTTGACGCCAAATACAATGTATTATTATCAAGTTAAAGCAATCAATACAACAGAAGCATCGGTTTATGCAGGAACTTCTATAACTACTCCACCAATTCCGTCGGCACCTGCAAAAACAGCCACACCAACTCCTGCTAATGCTTCAAATACAGTAGAATTAGTTGGCGGTAATACCACTTTGAAATGGACAGGAAGTTCTAATACAACTACTTATTCTGTATATTTAGGTACAGATCCTTCTAATTTGACAAAACTAGGCGATGTTGCTTATGCAGCAGCTCCGTCCTATTTAGCTACAGGTTTAAGTCCTGCAACTACTTATTATTGGAGAGTTGATGCAACTAATGTAAAAGGAACTGCAACAGGTGATGTGTGGAGTTTTAGTGCACTAACACCAAGTTTAGTAGGTCATTGGCCGTTTAAAGAAGCTCCTCTAGAAGGAGAAAAAATTGCAGATTTAACAACTTATGCTAATGATGGATTGCTAGATGTTGCCTATGATAATGCTAATGTTAGAGTGGCAGGAAAGCACAACAATGCCTTGGATTTAACAACATCTTCGAGTGCGATGTATTTGGCAAGTATTCCAAATCAAGATCATATTCTATTTGATAGAAATTCGTTTACAGTTTCTTATTGGATGAAAGCAGCTCCAAGTTTATTGCCAACTAATACTGCAACAAGTCTTTATGTTTTATGTAAAGGATCAATCACAAAAAATGCAACAACTGGTGCTACAGGTAAACGTTTTGACGTGGAAGTAAAAGGTGGTTTATTGCGTTTTGCAATAGATGATGATGTAACAAAACGAGAGGTTACCACTTCGGCAGCTAAATTTTTTACAGGAAATTGGGTAAATGTAATTATAATGAGAGATATGGTTGCTCGCAAAATTAGAATTTATACTGATGGTGTTTTTTCTGCAGAACTGGACGAAACCGCAGTAACAGGTATTGGTGAAGCAAGTGATTTTGTGATTGGGAATATTGGTGAGTTAGAGTTCAAAGCGGCTACAAATACTCCAGCACCATACAAAGGTTCGTTTGATGATCTAAAAATGTTTAATTATGCACTAACAGCTGCTCAAGTGACTGCTTTGTATAATCAAGATGTGTTGAGTAATGAAAAATTTAGTCAAAACAAACTAGGAGGAATCGTTTATCCTAATCCAGTAAAAGATCAAATTTTTATCACTGTTCCTAACTACAATCAAACCGAAGCAACAGTAACTTTAAGTGATATGACTGGAAAAATTATTCTTTCAGAAAAAGTAATTTCTGATAGCAATGGTTTATTCAGCGTTAATATTGCTGGCAAAAACATCAAAGGAATTTATATTTTGAATGTTTCTGGAGATAAATTGAATAGCAACTTTAAAATTATAGCAGAGTAA
- a CDS encoding type VI secretion system tube protein Hcp, translating into MKNLIFATIAFIAVASITSPLFAQTAVAKTTGYDLKKSVKCRIVTTESGCTVLFDNEDAAILSKKGYDYYKASSGFSVSASDNSVSEVVSPRDAASGLPTGKRQHKPMTITKELDKSSPKLAESVSGQVESMKPGSGGGSGKVSMQDMSFSKVNVQDISFTKRCAGKTSKLSVIDGECVISTADCPNGSCNVTVSWSWGTSNSSRCSVDFLLEIQDGVCTAMAINEKGLPGNKGNKK; encoded by the coding sequence ATGAAAAATTTAATTTTTGCAACCATTGCTTTTATAGCTGTTGCTAGTATTACAAGTCCATTATTTGCTCAAACTGCAGTAGCTAAAACCACAGGTTATGATTTGAAAAAAAGTGTAAAATGTAGAATTGTTACCACAGAATCAGGATGTACGGTATTGTTTGACAACGAAGATGCCGCTATTTTAAGCAAAAAAGGTTATGATTATTATAAAGCAAGTTCTGGATTTAGTGTGAGTGCTTCCGATAATTCAGTTAGTGAAGTAGTGAGTCCTAGAGATGCTGCCAGTGGATTGCCAACTGGAAAAAGACAACACAAACCAATGACAATTACAAAAGAATTGGACAAAAGTTCACCAAAGTTAGCAGAATCAGTTTCAGGTCAAGTAGAGTCGATGAAACCAGGTTCTGGTGGAGGTTCAGGAAAGGTGAGCATGCAAGACATGAGTTTCAGTAAAGTTAATGTGCAAGACATTAGTTTTACTAAAAGATGTGCAGGTAAAACATCCAAGTTGTCTGTTATAGATGGCGAATGTGTAATTTCAACAGCTGATTGTCCAAACGGATCCTGTAATGTAACGGTATCTTGGAGCTGGGGAACATCCAATTCAAGTCGTTGTTCAGTAGATTTTTTATTAGAGATTCAAGATGGAGTTTGTACAGCAATGGCTATCAACGAAAAAGGATTACCAGGCAATAAAGGCAATAAAAAATAA
- the ypfJ gene encoding KPN_02809 family neutral zinc metallopeptidase has product MKWIGRRQSDNVDDRRGMSGGGKTIVGGGIIGIVILLLNAFGGENGQMIGNILQQTQGQQTAQTESRALTPEEEKEGEFVKTLLADNEDVWAKIFAENNLEFEAPRLQLFSGQTQTECGGASSASGPFYCPADKTIYMDMSFFEELRTKFGAEGGDFAIAYVLAHEFGHHIQTILGTSAKMRQDQEGKSEAEANKLSVALELQADFYAGLWTHYNEKQHAMLEPGDIEEALSAANAVGDDAIQKKMQGQVVPDSFTHGTSEQRMYWFNRGFESGNIKMGNTFAEIN; this is encoded by the coding sequence ATGAAATGGATTGGAAGAAGACAAAGTGATAATGTGGACGACCGTAGAGGAATGTCGGGCGGTGGAAAAACGATTGTTGGCGGCGGAATTATAGGAATTGTAATTCTGTTATTAAATGCTTTTGGTGGCGAAAATGGTCAAATGATTGGTAACATTTTGCAACAAACTCAAGGGCAACAAACCGCACAAACCGAATCCAGAGCCTTGACTCCCGAAGAAGAAAAAGAAGGCGAATTTGTAAAAACCCTTTTGGCTGATAACGAAGATGTTTGGGCAAAGATATTCGCAGAAAACAACCTCGAATTTGAAGCTCCGAGATTACAACTATTTAGTGGGCAAACACAAACAGAATGTGGTGGTGCGAGTTCCGCATCAGGTCCTTTTTATTGTCCAGCTGACAAAACCATTTATATGGATATGAGTTTCTTTGAAGAATTACGAACTAAATTTGGAGCAGAAGGTGGCGATTTTGCTATAGCTTATGTTTTGGCTCACGAATTTGGACATCACATTCAAACCATACTAGGAACTTCAGCCAAAATGCGCCAAGATCAAGAAGGAAAAAGCGAAGCCGAAGCCAATAAATTGTCCGTAGCCCTAGAATTGCAAGCTGATTTTTATGCCGGACTTTGGACACATTACAATGAAAAACAACATGCCATGCTTGAACCTGGCGATATTGAAGAAGCTTTGAGCGCAGCTAATGCCGTTGGTGACGATGCCATTCAGAAAAAAATGCAAGGACAAGTGGTTCCTGATTCTTTTACTCACGGTACATCCGAACAAAGAATGTATTGGTTTAACCGTGGTTTTGAATCTGGAAATATCAAAATGGGAAATACTTTTGCCGAAATAAATTAG
- a CDS encoding RluA family pseudouridine synthase, translated as MKILSDKNNLQILYEDNHLIVVNKRVGDIVQGDKTGDKPLSEVVKEYIKNKYNKPGEVFLGVVHRLDRPTTGIVVFARTSKALTRMNELFSNRETQKTYWAVVKNKPQHPEDKLVHYLKRNEKNNTSKAHSREVPDSKLASLDYKIIKELNNYFALEINLHTGRHHQIRAQLSAIGSPIKGDLKYGFDRSNPDGGIHLHARKLTFVHPVSKENISIEAPVPHDSIWNAI; from the coding sequence ATGAAAATACTATCCGATAAAAACAACCTCCAAATCCTGTACGAGGACAACCATCTGATTGTAGTCAACAAGCGTGTGGGCGATATTGTACAAGGTGACAAAACGGGCGACAAACCTTTATCGGAAGTGGTCAAAGAATACATCAAAAACAAATACAACAAACCTGGAGAAGTTTTTCTTGGCGTGGTGCATCGATTGGATCGTCCAACCACAGGAATTGTCGTTTTTGCCAGAACTAGCAAGGCTTTGACTCGAATGAACGAATTGTTTAGCAATCGAGAAACGCAAAAAACCTATTGGGCTGTAGTCAAAAACAAACCACAACATCCCGAAGATAAACTCGTTCATTATCTGAAAAGAAACGAAAAAAATAATACTTCAAAGGCGCATTCGAGGGAAGTTCCAGATAGCAAATTAGCCAGTTTAGACTATAAAATCATTAAAGAACTAAACAATTATTTTGCTTTAGAAATCAATCTTCATACGGGAAGACACCATCAAATCAGGGCGCAACTTTCAGCCATTGGTTCGCCTATAAAAGGAGATTTGAAATATGGTTTTGACCGCAGCAATCCCGATGGTGGTATTCATTTGCATGCTCGAAAATTGACTTTTGTTCATCCTGTTTCCAAAGAAAACATAAGTATTGAAGCTCCTGTTCCTCATGATTCAATTTGGAATGCTATTTAA
- a CDS encoding ArnT family glycosyltransferase, with amino-acid sequence MISEKLKNNAYVFYIAVIVLVIFRLLLTITIPLLDKTEARYAEIARIMWETNQWIVPEIDYGVPFWAKPPLSTWGSAASYLIFGVNEFAARFPSFLLSIILIIITGKMVQKEGKSFYLPGFILLTMPEFLIHTGVVSTDTTLEFCIVMMMISFWKTIQSDTKTYWNYIFFVFFGFGLLAKGPLIMVLTFPPLFLWCCLDFNRFKQLFSKFSIVIGLLITAIIAVPWYYFAEQQSPGFLDYFIVGEHYKRFVEPGWKGDLYGSGHSQPKGMIWVLLIAFAFPWIQIVAYKLWKNRATIFKNEWASFLILWAFWTPVFFTISSNILHTYLLPTAIPIMFLIVFWWEDLTRKKAIIRTALLFPTVVFIAYFGFVATGQLDHKMNSDKYILAKLNAKNENTAIPIYYWKDKNYSGQFYTNGKAQSIKNEGQLDSVLRLKKPFFLAFPTKKKQEIPQKYLDQMTLAESNYKTSFFKTK; translated from the coding sequence ATGATTTCAGAAAAGCTCAAAAACAATGCCTACGTCTTCTATATAGCCGTAATTGTTCTCGTAATTTTTAGATTATTATTGACCATCACTATTCCGTTATTGGACAAAACCGAAGCAAGATATGCCGAAATTGCCCGTATCATGTGGGAAACCAATCAATGGATTGTTCCCGAAATAGATTATGGCGTACCCTTTTGGGCCAAACCACCTTTATCCACTTGGGGTTCTGCAGCGAGTTATCTTATTTTTGGTGTGAATGAATTTGCCGCCCGATTTCCGTCTTTCTTGTTGAGTATTATTTTAATAATCATCACTGGAAAAATGGTGCAAAAAGAAGGAAAATCGTTCTATCTACCGGGATTTATTTTGTTAACAATGCCTGAATTCCTCATTCATACAGGCGTAGTTTCTACCGATACTACTTTAGAATTTTGTATTGTTATGATGATGATTTCTTTTTGGAAAACCATTCAATCTGACACTAAAACTTATTGGAATTATATCTTTTTTGTCTTTTTTGGATTCGGATTATTAGCCAAAGGACCACTGATAATGGTCTTGACTTTCCCTCCTCTTTTCTTGTGGTGTTGCTTGGATTTCAATAGATTTAAACAACTATTTTCTAAATTTTCAATTGTAATCGGTCTATTGATAACTGCCATTATTGCCGTTCCGTGGTATTATTTTGCAGAACAACAATCGCCTGGCTTTTTGGATTATTTTATAGTTGGAGAACATTACAAACGCTTTGTTGAACCAGGCTGGAAAGGCGATTTATATGGTAGCGGCCATTCCCAACCCAAAGGAATGATTTGGGTTTTGTTGATTGCCTTTGCTTTTCCGTGGATACAAATTGTGGCGTATAAATTATGGAAAAACAGAGCGACTATTTTCAAAAATGAATGGGCTTCGTTCTTGATTTTATGGGCTTTTTGGACTCCCGTATTTTTCACAATTTCTAGTAATATTTTACACACTTACCTGCTTCCAACTGCTATTCCAATTATGTTTTTAATCGTGTTTTGGTGGGAAGATTTGACCCGAAAAAAAGCAATTATTCGCACGGCATTATTATTCCCAACGGTGGTATTTATCGCTTATTTTGGATTCGTTGCAACTGGACAATTAGATCATAAAATGAATTCTGACAAATATATTTTGGCTAAATTGAATGCTAAAAATGAAAACACAGCAATTCCTATTTATTATTGGAAAGACAAGAACTATTCTGGACAATTTTACACCAATGGAAAAGCACAATCAATTAAAAATGAGGGACAATTGGATTCGGTTTTACGCTTAAAAAAGCCATTCTTTTTAGCTTTTCCAACGAAGAAAAAACAAGAAATTCCACAAAAATATTTAGACCAAATGACCTTGGCTGAAAGCAACTATAAAACTTCATTTTTTAAGACAAAATAA
- a CDS encoding glycosyltransferase — protein sequence MTITLNTTIVIPCYNEEKGISNSEYSNFLKHNPEAFICFVNDGSKDNTLAVLNVLKEKHPTQIHILSLEKNSGKAEAVRAGINYCNHKYQHQFIGYLDADLATTLEEFIDLRNYLQDEIVFSFGSRIRKIGSTIERENSRFFIGRIVATFISNILDIKVYDTQCGSKLFTKEISEKLFEKEFISRWLFDVEIFYRMIHLFGKEKAIQKMLEIPLKLWVEKGDSKVKLTYGFKLWFDLYEISRKYKKIGKNTSNPNHK from the coding sequence ATGACAATTACACTCAATACAACCATTGTTATTCCGTGTTATAACGAAGAAAAAGGAATTTCGAATAGCGAATATTCTAACTTTCTTAAACATAATCCTGAAGCCTTTATTTGTTTTGTAAATGATGGTTCAAAAGACAACACCTTGGCAGTTTTAAATGTTTTAAAAGAAAAACATCCCACACAAATTCATATCCTCTCACTCGAAAAAAATTCAGGTAAAGCCGAAGCCGTTAGAGCAGGAATTAATTATTGCAACCATAAATACCAACACCAATTCATTGGGTATCTCGATGCCGATTTAGCCACAACGCTCGAAGAATTTATTGATCTTCGAAATTATCTTCAAGACGAAATAGTATTTAGTTTTGGTTCTCGAATCAGGAAAATTGGTTCGACCATCGAAAGAGAAAACAGCCGATTTTTTATAGGAAGAATTGTAGCCACTTTTATTTCGAACATTTTAGATATCAAGGTGTATGACACCCAATGCGGCAGCAAACTTTTTACCAAAGAAATCTCCGAAAAACTCTTTGAAAAAGAATTTATCTCCAGATGGTTGTTTGATGTGGAAATTTTCTACCGAATGATTCACCTTTTTGGAAAGGAAAAAGCCATTCAAAAAATGCTAGAAATTCCTTTGAAATTATGGGTCGAAAAAGGAGATTCTAAAGTGAAATTAACTTATGGTTTCAAACTCTGGTTCGATTTGTATGAAATCAGCAGAAAATATAAAAAAATAGGCAAAAACACCTCTAACCCAAACCACAAATAA
- the panB gene encoding 3-methyl-2-oxobutanoate hydroxymethyltransferase produces MSAAKKDYKRITTKSLIEMKADGEQISMLTAYDFTMAKIVDASGVDVILVGDSASNVMAGHETTLPITLDQMIYHASSVVRAITRALVVVDLPFGSYQSDPKEALRSSIRIMKESGGHAVKLEGGSEIKDSIKKILNAGIPVMGHLGLTPQSIYKFGTYTVRAKEEQEAEKLMKDAKLLEKLGCFAIVVEKVPAELARKVAESVSIPIIGIGAGGGVDGQVLVIHDMLGMNNEFSPRFLRRYMNLYEGMTTAIGQYVADVKSSDFPNEKEQY; encoded by the coding sequence ATGTCTGCAGCAAAAAAAGATTATAAAAGAATTACCACCAAGTCATTAATCGAAATGAAAGCCGACGGAGAACAAATCTCTATGCTTACGGCTTATGATTTTACTATGGCAAAAATTGTGGATGCCTCTGGTGTTGACGTAATATTAGTAGGCGATTCTGCTTCGAATGTCATGGCGGGTCACGAAACGACTTTGCCTATTACTTTAGACCAAATGATTTACCACGCATCGAGTGTGGTTCGTGCTATTACGAGAGCTTTGGTTGTGGTAGATTTGCCTTTTGGAAGTTACCAATCCGATCCAAAAGAAGCCTTGCGTTCTTCTATCCGAATTATGAAAGAAAGCGGTGGACACGCCGTAAAACTGGAAGGTGGAAGCGAAATAAAAGATTCTATCAAGAAAATATTAAACGCCGGAATTCCTGTTATGGGACATTTAGGATTGACTCCACAATCTATTTATAAATTTGGAACCTACACCGTTCGTGCCAAAGAAGAACAAGAGGCCGAAAAATTAATGAAAGACGCTAAACTGCTAGAAAAACTAGGTTGTTTTGCCATAGTTGTCGAAAAAGTTCCAGCTGAATTAGCCCGAAAAGTGGCCGAAAGTGTTTCTATTCCTATTATCGGGATTGGTGCTGGTGGTGGCGTTGACGGACAAGTTTTGGTCATTCACGATATGTTGGGTATGAACAATGAATTTAGTCCACGATTCTTGCGTCGTTACATGAATTTATACGAAGGAATGACCACAGCCATTGGTCAATATGTTGCCGATGTGAAGTCTAGCGATTTCCCAAACGAAAAAGAGCAATATTAA
- a CDS encoding sensor histidine kinase, producing MLSVGIVASLCLLARDFLDHKIVGYILLVVVSLLAMSLDIIPVLLSAVFSALILNFFFIEPYYTFHINSADDSLLLFLFFMITLVNGVLTHKIRKAEKRLQIKEVRVNTMKLYNALLDSLSHELRTPISAIMGAIDTIQSKTVVISDENKEKLYLEIEKASLRLNHQVENLLNMSRLESGVIQPKMDWCDLKELIYNVLDHLKEDLQFHKVTVDIEDTLPLFKLDYGLTEQIIYNLIFNASQYTPKGAKIEVKVEYNPDVDFEYNPDKLMPCVITIADDGIGFPEEEIEKVFDKFYRLHNAKTGGTGLGLSIVKGFVEAQNGHITLENREEGGSVFVIAFPALVMNTKEISNE from the coding sequence TTGCTATCAGTAGGTATTGTGGCTTCATTGTGCTTGCTCGCTAGAGATTTTTTAGATCATAAAATAGTTGGATATATTCTATTGGTTGTCGTTTCTTTATTGGCAATGTCTTTGGATATTATTCCTGTATTATTGAGTGCTGTTTTTAGTGCATTAATTCTGAATTTCTTTTTCATAGAACCTTATTATACTTTTCATATCAATAGTGCAGATGATTCTTTGTTATTGTTTTTGTTCTTTATGATTACGCTTGTTAACGGAGTTTTGACCCATAAAATTAGAAAAGCCGAAAAGCGATTGCAGATAAAAGAAGTCCGGGTTAATACGATGAAATTGTATAATGCTTTGCTGGATTCATTATCACACGAATTGAGAACACCCATTTCTGCGATTATGGGTGCAATTGATACGATTCAGAGTAAAACTGTTGTCATATCTGATGAGAATAAAGAGAAATTATATTTAGAAATAGAGAAAGCTTCTCTGCGATTGAACCATCAGGTGGAGAATTTGCTGAATATGTCCAGATTAGAATCGGGAGTGATACAGCCTAAAATGGATTGGTGCGATTTAAAAGAATTAATCTACAATGTATTGGATCATTTGAAAGAAGATTTGCAATTTCATAAAGTTACAGTTGACATAGAAGATACTTTGCCTCTTTTTAAACTAGATTATGGTTTGACAGAGCAAATTATCTATAATTTAATATTCAATGCTTCGCAATACACACCAAAAGGAGCAAAAATTGAAGTAAAAGTCGAATACAATCCTGATGTAGATTTCGAGTACAATCCCGATAAATTAATGCCTTGTGTGATAACCATTGCCGATGATGGAATTGGTTTCCCAGAAGAAGAAATCGAGAAAGTATTTGATAAATTTTACAGATTGCATAATGCTAAAACAGGAGGAACTGGACTGGGGTTATCAATTGTAAAAGGATTTGTAGAAGCTCAAAATGGTCATATAACATTAGAAAATAGGGAAGAAGGTGGTTCTGTTTTTGTTATCGCTTTCCCCGCATTAGTTATGAATACAAAAGAAATCTCAAATGAATAA
- a CDS encoding response regulator: MNNQAEILVIDDEVQIRKLLEITLDSNGYKTFFAVNAKDGVLAAANHQPDLIILDLGLPDEDGQVVLKRLREWFQNPIIILTVKNAEEEIVKALDNGANDYLTKPFRTQELLARIRTALRNLVQKDNEPIVQFGSVSIDFNSRIVKLKDEILKLTATEYNLLSILVKNEGRVLTHYYLLKEVWGNSYSDQTQYLRVFVAQLRKKIEEDPNRPKFIITESGVGYRFNTG; encoded by the coding sequence ATGAATAATCAAGCTGAAATATTAGTCATTGACGACGAGGTTCAAATTAGAAAACTGCTCGAAATCACTTTGGATTCCAACGGTTATAAAACTTTTTTTGCGGTCAATGCTAAAGATGGAGTATTAGCAGCAGCCAATCATCAACCTGATTTGATTATTTTGGATTTGGGTTTGCCTGACGAAGATGGACAAGTCGTTTTAAAGCGATTGAGAGAATGGTTTCAAAATCCAATTATCATTTTAACGGTAAAAAATGCTGAAGAAGAAATCGTGAAAGCGCTTGACAATGGTGCTAATGATTATTTGACTAAACCCTTTCGAACCCAAGAACTGTTGGCTAGAATCCGAACTGCTTTACGAAATTTAGTTCAAAAGGATAATGAACCCATAGTTCAATTTGGATCAGTTTCGATAGATTTTAATTCTAGAATCGTCAAATTGAAAGACGAAATTTTAAAACTTACTGCTACAGAATACAACTTGCTTTCCATTTTAGTAAAAAATGAAGGCAGAGTCTTGACGCATTATTATTTATTAAAAGAAGTTTGGGGCAATAGCTATTCCGATCAAACACAATATTTGCGGGTTTTCGTAGCACAACTTCGAAAAAAAATTGAAGAAGATCCTAACCGACCAAAATTTATAATCACAGAATCGGGTGTGGGTTATCGCTTTAATACTGGTTAA